The Pantoea cypripedii genomic sequence GGTGACGCCCAGCCCGACCATTAACGAAATGCGTGCGCCATAGACCACGCGCGCAAACAGGTCGCGACCGTAGGCATCGGTCCCCAGCCAGTACTCCGCGCTGGGCGGTTTGAGACGAAACGCAGGTGACAACGCCTCAGGGTCATGGCTGGCAATCCACGGGGCGAAGATCGCCATGCAGACAATCAGCGTCAACGTGACCAGCGCAATGACCGATAACAGCGGGATGCGCGGCAGCGTTAACCAACGACGTCGGGGTGTTGGCAGCACCGCAGAAACAGGTTTAATCATGCTCATGCCTTACCCTCAGTAACGAATACGCGGATCGCTCAGCGCGTATGACAGGTCGATCAACAGGTTGATAATGACGTAGACCCCGCTGGTCAGCAGGATCATGCCCTGAATCACCGGGTAGTCACGGGCCAGCACCGCATCAACAATCAACCGGCCCAGACCGGGGATGTTAAACACGCTTTCCGTGACCACCACGCCGGAGATCATCAGCGCAAAGCCGGTGCCGATCACCGTCAGGATCGGGATCATCGAATTACGCAGCGCATGACGAAACAGCACATGGATTTCCGCTAACCCTTTGGCGCGAGCGGTGCGGATATAGTCTTCACCCAACACCTCCAGCACGCTGGCACGGGTCATGCGCGCCACCAGCGCGATATACACCGATGACAACGTCAGTGCCGGTAAAATGATGCGCTCGGCAAACGGCCACACCCCTTTGGTGATGCTGGTAAATCCCTGCACCGGCAACCATCTCAGCTCGATAGCGAACAGGGTTGCCAGCAGGTAACCAATCACAAACACCGGAATGGAGAAGCCCAGCACCGATGCCGACATCACCAGGTTGTCGACCCAGCTGCCGTGTTTCCACGCCGCCAGCACGCCAAGCGGCACGGAAATCAGGATGGTGAAGATAATCGCCACCAGCGCCAGACTCAGCGTCGGCTCCAGGCGTTGACCGATCATGGTCAGCACCGGGGTATGCGCCATCAGCGATGTACTGAAGTCGCCATGCAACAGTTGTCCGATCCAGACAAAGAATTGCTGATAAAGCGGCTGGTCCAGACCCAGATTGGCGCGAATCGCCGCCAGCTGCTGAGGCGTTGCCATATCACCGGCAATAATCGCCGCCGGATCGCCCGGCGACAGGCGCAACAACAGAAAAACAAACAGCGCGACCACCAGCATCACCGGGATTGCCGCCAGTACGCGGCGAATAAAATAACCAGCCACAGGAGCCTCCGAAGTTAGTGTTTAAATGCCTCTGGGTAGCGGCGCGATTTATCGCGCAATGTCGTGCACGCGACCGGAAAACCCGCGCAATAAATTGCGCCGCTACGGAATATGCCTTTGGCTTAATCAGTCGTCTTTCTCGACGTTCCAGAACACGGTTGAAGGCCCGGTCATCAGGTGGCTGACATGGTTACTCCACGCGGCGACGTCATAGAATTGCCCCAGCGGGATGTAGCTGACTTCGTCCATCGCATGCTTCTGGATCTCGACGGCAATTTCTTTCTGTTTGGCCGGATCGGTGGCGGTGGCAAAATCCACTTTCAGCTGGTTCATCTGCGGATCGGTCGGCCAGCCAAACCAGGCACCGTTACGACCACCGCCATCCAGCATCGGGTTGACCACCGGGTTCCAGATGGTTTCTGCGTTCCAGTAGGTGAAGAACATATTCCAGCCGCCCTGAGCGGGTGGGTTCGGATTGGCGCGGCGCGACACCAGCGTCTGCCAGTCCATCGGCTGCAAATCGACCTTGAAGCCCACCTTACGCAGCGCCTGGGCAGCGACCACCGGCTGGGATGCCTGGCTTGGTACATCGGTTGGCTGCATGATCACCACGGGTGTGCCGTCGTAACCGGCTTTCTTCAGCAGCGCTTTCGCCTCTTCAATATTGCCGCCGTTCAGCAGCGACTCGCCGCCCGCCTGGCTTTCCAGCGCCGTGCCGCAGCCGAATACCGATGCACACAGTTTGTAGTACTGCGGGTTGCCCACCAGCGCGTCGAGCACATCTTTCTGGTTCATCGCCAGTAAGGCCGCGCGGCGGATATCAGGATTGTTAAACGGCGGGTAGAGGAAGTTCATCCGCCCACCGGTCATGGAGCCGAGCTTGCTCAGGGTGCCGTACTTCAGATTCGGATCGGCCTGCACCATCGGCAGCAGGTCGATCGGCAGCTGCTCGATAAAATCGATATCACCGGAGGTTAAGGCATTAATCGCGGTCATGCGGTCAGGCATATTGATCCATTCAACACGGTCCACCTTCACCACTTTGCCACCCGCCGTGCCGCTGGCCGGTTCTTTGCGTGGTACGTAGCGTTTGAATTTTTCGTAAACCACGCGGTTGCCGGGATCAAACTCGCTGGCGACAAATTTAAACGGCCCGGAACCGGTGTAGTCGGTGATCATTTTGCCGTCCGGGGTGTTCGCTACCCTCTCCGGCATCATAAATGCCGCGACCGATGAGGGTTTCGCCAGCAGTTGCAGCACATAGCCGAAGGGTTTCGCCAGCTTGAGGGTGATGGTTTTGTCATCGGCAGCGGTGAGGCTCTCGACATATTTCATCATAAGCTGTCCGCCGACATCGTAACGCGCCCAGCGTTTTAGCGAGGCAACGCAATCGGTGGCGGTCACCGGTTTGCCGTCATGCCACAGCAAGCCATCACGCAGCGTGAAGGTGTAGGTCAGGCCATCGGGTGAAATTTTCCAGTCCGCCATTTGCGGCTGAGGCGTCTGCTTATCGTCCATGCCAATCAGGGTGTCGTAAATCATGTATCCGTGGTTACGGGTGATTTGCGCCGTGGTGGCAATCGGATCCAGTACCCGCAAAGAAGACGACATCACCACATGCAGGGTTTTCTCCGCTGCCATGACAGAGGGCGCGGCAATGGCGGCACTCAGGCCAACCGATAACAGACAAGCGATCAAAGTACGTGACGGAAATAGTTTCACTCTTAACACTCCAGTAGAAGGCAAACCCTGGTGTCGGGAAATGCGGTGTGTGCAATGTAAGGGGACAACGCAGGGCGTCAGCGCCCTGC encodes the following:
- a CDS encoding ABC transporter permease — encoded protein: MAGYFIRRVLAAIPVMLVVALFVFLLLRLSPGDPAAIIAGDMATPQQLAAIRANLGLDQPLYQQFFVWIGQLLHGDFSTSLMAHTPVLTMIGQRLEPTLSLALVAIIFTILISVPLGVLAAWKHGSWVDNLVMSASVLGFSIPVFVIGYLLATLFAIELRWLPVQGFTSITKGVWPFAERIILPALTLSSVYIALVARMTRASVLEVLGEDYIRTARAKGLAEIHVLFRHALRNSMIPILTVIGTGFALMISGVVVTESVFNIPGLGRLIVDAVLARDYPVIQGMILLTSGVYVIINLLIDLSYALSDPRIRY
- a CDS encoding ABC transporter substrate-binding protein, which translates into the protein MKLFPSRTLIACLLSVGLSAAIAAPSVMAAEKTLHVVMSSSLRVLDPIATTAQITRNHGYMIYDTLIGMDDKQTPQPQMADWKISPDGLTYTFTLRDGLLWHDGKPVTATDCVASLKRWARYDVGGQLMMKYVESLTAADDKTITLKLAKPFGYVLQLLAKPSSVAAFMMPERVANTPDGKMITDYTGSGPFKFVASEFDPGNRVVYEKFKRYVPRKEPASGTAGGKVVKVDRVEWINMPDRMTAINALTSGDIDFIEQLPIDLLPMVQADPNLKYGTLSKLGSMTGGRMNFLYPPFNNPDIRRAALLAMNQKDVLDALVGNPQYYKLCASVFGCGTALESQAGGESLLNGGNIEEAKALLKKAGYDGTPVVIMQPTDVPSQASQPVVAAQALRKVGFKVDLQPMDWQTLVSRRANPNPPAQGGWNMFFTYWNAETIWNPVVNPMLDGGGRNGAWFGWPTDPQMNQLKVDFATATDPAKQKEIAVEIQKHAMDEVSYIPLGQFYDVAAWSNHVSHLMTGPSTVFWNVEKDD